A single window of Gossypium arboreum isolate Shixiya-1 chromosome 13, ASM2569848v2, whole genome shotgun sequence DNA harbors:
- the LOC108462401 gene encoding probable transcriptional regulator RABBIT EARS, with amino-acid sequence MEQAQYLMLMKRRPFLKSHFQVSINSLSETWEEKAFAEDAAGSLEGCVWPPRSYTCSFCRREFKSAQALGGHMNVHRRDRAKLKQSLSPKNEVVSNQNQNPNPLKPSDPKSQHPAADLAHSFSSSRVSASSKNFGTCSFVQGQHQGLLSSYDDEVINCKRRKIAVSTTLPFLVPKEKCYSSLQWQVLGVKPAVAGSMEELDLELRLGVQPKVKSWNMDQRDCKRMELL; translated from the coding sequence atggaaCAAGCTCAGTATTTGATGTTGATGAAGAGGAGACCGTTTTTAAAATCCCATTTTCAAGTGTCAATCAACTCTTTAAGTGAGACTTGGGAAGAAAAAGCTTTTGCAGAAGATGCAGCTGGGTCTTTAGAGGGATGTGTATGGCCTCCTAGATCATATACTTGTAGTTTTTGCAGGAGAGAATTCAAGTCAGCTCAAGCTTTGGGTGGTCACATGAATGTTCATAGAAGAGATAGAGCTAAGCTCAAACAATCTCTTAGTCCCAAAAATGAAGTTGTTTCTAATCAAAATCAGAACCCCAATCCTCTAAAACCATCTGACCCTAAATCCCAACATCCAGCAGCTGATTTGGCTCATTCTTTTTCATCTTCTAGGGTTTCAGCTTCATCTAAAAACTTTGGTACTTGTTCCTTTGTTCAAGGACAGCATCAAGGGCTATTAAGTTCTTATGACGATGAGGTAATCAATTGCAAAAGAAGAAAGATTGCTGTTTCAACAACACTGCCATTTTTGGTTCCGAAGGAGAAGTGTTATTCTTCTCTTCAATGGCAGGTTCTTGGAGTTAAGCCAGCAGTTGCAGGGTCCATGGAGGAGTTGGATCTTGAGCTCAGGCTTGGTGTTCAACCAAAGGTGAAGTCATGGAATATGGATCAAAGGGATTGCAAGAGAATGGAGTTGCTCTGA